Proteins co-encoded in one Christiangramia fulva genomic window:
- a CDS encoding LolA family protein, translated as MKKLVFILAAIMAFNVQAQNSKPAEKLLNEVSKKVKSYDNMVIEFKYALDNSKENVHQETRGDVSIDGDKYVLNLMGTTQMFDGKKIYTIIPEDEEINISNYSEDDTNSITPSKMFTFYEDGYNYDMDITQNVNGREIQYVKLTPKDSNAEIKNILLGIDKQTKNIYNLIQTQENGTKVTITVKSFKTDQPLAKNLFTFDEDRYSNYYINRLD; from the coding sequence ATGAAAAAATTAGTATTTATCCTGGCTGCGATCATGGCCTTTAATGTGCAGGCACAAAATTCGAAACCGGCAGAGAAACTTCTGAATGAAGTTTCAAAAAAAGTGAAATCGTATGATAATATGGTGATCGAATTTAAGTACGCCCTGGATAATAGCAAAGAAAATGTGCACCAGGAAACGCGTGGAGATGTAAGCATCGATGGGGACAAATATGTTCTGAACCTGATGGGAACCACGCAGATGTTCGATGGTAAAAAAATATATACCATCATCCCAGAAGATGAAGAGATCAATATTTCAAACTATTCTGAAGATGATACCAACAGCATTACCCCTTCAAAAATGTTCACTTTTTATGAAGACGGGTATAACTATGATATGGATATCACCCAGAATGTCAACGGCAGGGAGATCCAGTATGTGAAACTCACTCCTAAAGACAGCAATGCCGAGATCAAGAATATCCTGCTTGGAATAGACAAACAAACAAAGAATATTTATAATCTTATCCAAACCCAGGAAAACGGCACTAAAGTAACAATTACTGTAAAAAGCTTTAAAACCGATCAACCGCTTGCAAAAAATCTTTTTACTTTTGACGAGGATCGATACAGTAATTATTACATCAACCGTTTAGACTAA